The proteins below are encoded in one region of Desulfonatronovibrio magnus:
- a CDS encoding nucleotidyltransferase family protein: protein MTKTALEMTRQEWTAYSSGVAKHKILDPLSVQKQRKEAMRLANHAAELLRKEYSAKKVILFGTLAMDTGFSEHSDIDLAAYGIPDALFYRAAARVSGLSPEFTVDLVDPDSCRPSVRESILTRGIEL from the coding sequence TGACGAAAACAGCTTTGGAGATGACCAGGCAAGAGTGGACTGCTTATTCGTCAGGTGTTGCAAAACATAAGATACTTGATCCTTTATCAGTGCAGAAACAGAGAAAGGAGGCTATGCGGCTTGCAAACCATGCTGCGGAGCTTTTACGCAAGGAGTATTCCGCAAAAAAAGTTATTCTATTTGGCACATTGGCCATGGATACCGGTTTTTCCGAACATTCAGATATAGATCTGGCTGCGTATGGAATACCTGATGCTTTATTTTATCGCGCGGCAGCCAGAGTTTCAGGTCTTAGCCCGGAATTTACAGTCGATCTGGTGGATCCGGATTCATGCCGACCATCTGTCAGGGAATCGATCCTGACCAGGGGTATTGAGTTGTGA
- a CDS encoding CopG family antitoxin has translation MQKANKMKKKYRDELPLSFDSIADAADFWESHDSADYEIYMEDAQFNVDINRHVYLVPVAESVLEKVRKKAKHQGVSTETLVNMLLQEHA, from the coding sequence ATGCAAAAAGCAAATAAAATGAAAAAAAAATATAGAGATGAGTTGCCTTTATCTTTTGATTCAATCGCTGATGCCGCAGATTTCTGGGAAAGCCATGATTCTGCTGATTACGAAATTTATATGGAAGATGCTCAGTTTAATGTTGATATTAACCGTCATGTTTATCTTGTTCCTGTAGCAGAATCTGTTCTTGAAAAAGTACGGAAGAAGGCCAAACACCAGGGAGTATCTACAGAAACATTAGTTAATATGCTCCTTCAAGAACATGCTTGA